GAGCTTGGTTGCAGCATAATAGGCATAAATAATAGAGATTTAAGGGATTTTTCTACAGATATTAAGAACACAGAAAAACTTATGAAATATATACCTAAGGACATAACAATAGTTTCGGAAAGCTCAATAAAAACTCCAGAGGATATATTGTACTTGAAATCAATTGGTGTAGATGCAGTTTTAATAGGAGAAACCTTTATGAGAAATATTGACAGCTTGAGTTACATAAACGATTTTTTAAAGAAGGCAAAGAGAAATGGTTAAGGTTAAAATATGTGGAATAAGGAGAGAAAAGGATATAGAAATTGTAAATAAATATCAACCAGATTATATAGGATTTGTGTTTGCTAAAAGTAAGCGTCAAGTGGATGCTTATATTGCAAGTGTATTAGGTGAAAAGCTTATGCCTAATATTAAAAAAATTGGAGTGTTTGTGAATGAAGATATAAAGAGGCTCAAAGAAATAGTGCTTAAAGCTAAATTAGATATAGTACAACTTCATGGCGATGAAGACTCTAAGTATATAGAAAAATTAAGGGGTATTAATGTATGGAAGGCTGTAAATATAAGTTCAAAAGAAGATAGAGACAAATTGAAAAATTATGAAGTAAGTGGTTTTATAGTTGACAGCATAGATGGTGCTAATAGAGGAGGAAACGGAAGGGTATTTGATTGGAAGTTATTAAAGGAGTATGAAAGTAATATAAAAAAGCCAATTATTGTAGCAGGAGGTTTAAATATAGACAATGTTAATGAATGTATAAAAACTTTAAATCCTTTTTGTGTAGATGTTTCAAGTGGTGTAGAAACAGATGGCTTTAAGGATGAAGAAAAAATAAAAAAATTTATATTGAAAGTGAGGAATTTTAAATGAATGGAAGGTTTGGAATATTTGGGGGACAATATGTTCCTGAAACTTTAATGAATGCAGTAAATGAACTTGAAGAAGAGTTTAATAAGGCAATAAAAGATGAGGAATTTATGAAAGAGTATAGATATTATCTTGAAAAATACGTAGGGAGAGAAACACCTCTTTATTTTGCTGAAAATATGACAAAAAAGCTAGGGGGAGCAAAAATATATCTTAAAAGGGAGGATTTAAACCATACAGGTTCACATAAGCTAAACAATGCATTAGGACAAGTACTATTAGCAAAGAAAATGGGTAAAAAAAGAGTTATAGCTGAAACAGGAGCAGGGCAACATGGTGTTGCAACAGCCACTGCAGCAGCATTATTTGGCCTAGAATGTGAAGTGTTCATGGGAGCAGAAGACGTAGAAAGACAGGCACTTAATGTGTTTAGAATGAAGATATTAGGTGCTAAGGTTAACTCTGTGAAGTCAGGAACAAACACTCTTAAGGATGCAATAAATGCGGCAATGAGAGATTGGGTTACGAATATAGATAATACTTATTATGTAATAGGTTCAGTAATGGGACCACATCCATATCCAACTATAGTAAAGGATTTTCAAAAAATTATAGGGGAAGAGGCTAGAAGACAAATGATAGAAGCAGAAGACAAATTGCCAGACTATGTTGTTGCCTGTGTAGGTGGAGGAAGTAACTCTATGGGTATATTTTACCCTTTTATAAAAGATACTTCAGTAAAACTTGTAGGAGTTGAAGCAGCTGGTTTAGGTATTGAAACCACAATGCATGCGGCTACACTTACAAAGGGCAGTGTTGGTATAATACATGGAATGATGACGTATGTGCTCCAAGATGAGGATGGACAGATAACACCAGCATATTCTGTGTCGGCAGGCCTTGATTATCCGGGAGTAGGACCACAGCACTCATTTTTAAAAGAAACTGAAAGGGCCGAGTATAAATCAGTAACTGATAAGGAAGCTTTAGATGCATTTTTATACTTATCAGAAACCGAGGGAATAATACCGGCACTTGAAAGTTCACACGCAGTAGCGTATGCCATGAAGTTAGCACCTACATTGTCAAAGGATAAGGTTGTTATAATAAATCTCTCAGGTAGAGGAGATAAAGATGTAAATACTGTAATGAAGAATATGGAGGAATTATAAAATGTCAAATAGAATTGATTCGAAATTTAAAGAATTAAAAGATAGAAATAAGAAGGCAATGATAACCTTTATTACAAGCGGGTATCCAGATGTTGAAACAACTAAAGAAGTGGTGATTGAAATGGAAAAGGCAGGGGCTGATTTAGTAGAACTCGGTATACCATACTCAGATCCAGTGGCAGATGGCCCGGTTATACAAATGGCTTCATCAACTGCTTTGAAAAATGGATTAAAAATAAAAGATATAATGAAGATTGTAAAGGATATAAGAAAAAAGGTAGAGATACCTATAGTATATATGGGATACTTTGGATGTGTTTTTAAGTATGGAATTGAGAAGTTTATTACGGAGGCTAAAGAAGCTGGAGTAGATGGAATGATAATACCTGATTTACCTCTTGAAGAAAGAGAAAATGTAACAGCTATAGGCGATAAGTATGAGTTTTATATAATACCTCTTGTAGCGCCTACATCAGAGGAGAGAATAAGTAAAATAGTCGATGGCGCCAAGGGATTTATATACTGTGTTTCAACCAATGGGGTTACAGGTGTTAGAAATGCTCTAAATTCAAATATAGAAGCATATGCAGATATAGTTTCTAAGGCATCCCAGACTCCTAAATGTGTTGGATTCGGTATATCGACACCAGATATGGCAAAAGAACTTAAAGAATATTTTGATGGCGTTATTATTGGAAGTGCTGTTATGAAAATAGTTGAGGAAGATATAAGTAAAGAAGAAAAATTCCATAAAATAAATGATTTTATTTCTGAGATTAATAAGGTGCTATAAGTTTAAGAGTCGTTTTACAGCGGCTCTTAATTTTTTTATTAAGCAGGAGTAAAAATGTATACTTTTTGCGTAAAATTAATTTTTATATGATATAATAAATTTGTTTTAAATATAGGAAACATGGGAATAACTAATATTTTTTTGTTTTCTATAGAGTCAGTTATAAAAATAATGTTTGAATATAGCTTCAAATAAATAGGAGATGCCTTAATGGATTTTAATATACTAAATAAAAAATTTGATAAAACTAGAGCTTCACAGCTTAACCCATTAGTATTAGCTTTTGTTGGGGATGCTGTTTATGAAAATTTTGTTAGAATATACATAGTTGATAAGTATCAAGATATGACTGTACACAAGCTTCATATTAAAGCAATTCAATTTGTAAAAGCACATGCACAAAGCACATTTATGAAAGAAATTTATAATGAATTAAGTGAAGAGGAAGAAAGAATATATAAGCGCGGGAGAAATGCAAAATCAGCTACTTCACCTAAAAATGCCGACATATGTGAGTATAGAATGTCGACTGGATTTGAGGCTTTAATAGGATATCTTTATCTAACAAATCAGATTGAAAGACTCAATGTTATATTAGAAAAAGTTGTAGAAATAAAAGAAAATAGCAGAGGGTGATAATAAATTGAATATAACTAATTTTGAACAAACAGGATTAAATGAAATAGAAGGAATATTACTAAATGAAAATACTGAAAATATAAATGATAACGCATTAAGAGAAATTTTAAAGTATGCTAATATTTCTTTTGTATTAGAAGGAATAAACAGACTTCAAAGTACCTTGATATGTGAACTTAAAGCCTCATATGTTCAGCAAAGTCAAAGATATGTAACCCTTAAAGAAGATTCTTTTGACCTTCCAAAGCTAGAGAAGGAAGATAAATTGGAAGCAGAAAAGTTATTGAAGGAAGCCTTTGAATTATATGAAGACATGTCGAAATTAAAAGAAGGAGAATTCAAGGGAAGACCAAAGGCAGAGAACTATTTGCATGGAATACCTATTGAGGATGCTAGATATATACTCCCGTTAGCTTGTAAAACTAATGTAAGTATTGCAATGAATGGTGAAAAACTTGTCGATTTGTTTTATTTGTTTAACGACAAAAATTACGAAAATATTTTCGAGGATATAAATGAAAATATTTTAAGAAAGCTTCCAAGTAACCTTTCAAAGCTATTGTCCAAGGTAGAAAATGGTTATAATCGTAAACATATTGAAAACTTTTATAAATCTGCATTTGATAAAATTAGTGAATATGATAATATAATTTTATTAAATAATTTTCAGGATTTGGATTTAAAAGTTGGACTTGGTGCGATAACCAGTACAAATGCAAAAACTCCTTCAAGTGTTATGAAATTATGGGGAGATAATGCTAATGAAAAGGCCAAGGGTGTTTCTGAAAGAGTGCTAGGCTATGGACATGAAAGTATAGCAGAGCAAGCAAGAACCAACTTTGGGATGATGTGCAGTATGGTAACGTATCACCAACAAATACGACACAGATTGTCTGAGAATTACAGAGAAGAGCTATTGAATATAATAGAAAATGACACAAGAAAAGTAGTGATTCCAAATACTATTAGGAAATCTGAATTTTATGATAGATTTGTTGCTTTAACAGATAAATTCAAAGAGTTTAGAAAATATATACTCAAAGAATATGGTGAGGCTAAAGCCTTGAATTTTCTTCTTAATTGTGATCAAGTAAAGCTTGTTATATCAACAAATGCTAGGGTGGATTGTCAAATGTTAGCGGATAGAATATGCTTTAATGCTCAATGGGAAATAAGAGAGCTTTCAACAAAAAAACTACAAGAATTAAGAAAGTTATCTGAAGTATTATACAAGAAAGCACTTCCATCTTGTGTATTTGGAAAGTGCAAAGAGGGAAAATTCACTTGTGGAAAACAAATGATTATGAAAAATAAATTTGCTTAAAATATGTATTTTGGAGGAAATATGGATAATAAAGAAAGAGAAGATTTAATTGAAGGTAGAAATGCTGTAATTGAGGCATTAAAATCAGATTCAACAATAGAACAAATTCTAGTTTCTAGTGGAAAAAATGAAGGATCAATAAATGTAGTGCTTGCCAAGGCAAAAGAAAAGGGCATACCTGTTAAGTACGTAGATAGAAAAAAGCTAGATAAAATGTCTGGCGGTGGTGTACATCAGGGTGTAATAGCTATTTCCACACCATATCATTATTACGATGTAGAGGACATACTTTCAAGCGCAAGAGAAAAAAATGAAGATCCATTTGTATTGATTCTAGACGAAATAGAGGATCCACATAATTTAGGTTCAATAATAAGAACAGCTGAACTTTGCGGAGTACATGGAATTATAATACCTAAGAGAAGAAATGTAGGCGTAACCCCAACTGTATACAAAACTTCTGCTGGTGCAGTTAAATACGTAAAAATAGCCAAAGTAAGTAATATAAACCTTGCTATAGATAAACTTAAAAAAGAGGGAATTTGGGTTTATGGTGCTGAAATTGATGGAGAGAATTACTGCTTTAATCAGAATATGACTGGGGCTTTAGCTCTTGTAATAGGTAGTGAGGGAAAAGGAATTTCAAAACTTACAAAACAGAAATGTGATGTACTTGTAAAAATTCCTATGGTAGGTAAAGTGAATTCTCTAAATGCATCTGTAGCAGCAGGCGTTGTTATGTATGAAATTTTAAAACAAAGAATTGTAAAAAGAGGATAGTAAAGTGAAAACTATCCTTGTAGATGGATACAATGTTATAAATAGTTGGGGAGAGCTTAATATCATTAAGGATGATGTGAGCTTAGAAAGTGCAAGAGATAGACTTATAGAAGTCTTAATAGAATATGGAGAATTTACAAATTGTAAGATTATAGTGGTTTTTGATGCTCATCATATGCAAGGTAATATTGGAGAAAAAATAAAAATGTATGATAAATTCACTATAGTATACACAAAATCTGGTGAAACGGCAGATAGTTTTATTGAAAGATATGTAAATAAAATTGGAAGAAAATCTGAAGTTTGTGTAGTTACGTCCGATAATTTAGAACAGCAGGTTGTTTTTCAAAGAGGATCTACAAGAATGTCTTCTATAGAGTTCTACAATGATGTGAAAAAAATTCGAGCTAAAATAAGTAAAAAAGCTGAAAAAATAAGCAGTGAGAAAAAATATAATCGTTTAGAAGATAGAATAGACAAAAAAATAATGGAAAAATTAGATAAAATAAGAAAAAATCTTTAAAAGCATTGACTTGGAAAATATTGTTATTGTATAATTGTTTTATGGGTTACATAGGGGGGATACTAGTGGAAAATGAGATAGCTAGAAGTATGGAAATTAATTTTGATGAGAAGTTAGACGAAGAAATAGTGATGATGGCAAAACTTGGAGATGAAAAATCACAAGAATATTTGATTAATAAGTATTATAATTTTGTGAAAGCAAAGGCAAAATCATATTTTTTAATTGGTGCAGATAAAGAGGATATATGTCAAGAAGGAATGATAGGGTTGTATAAAGCTATAAGGGACTTTAAACCTAGTAAATTAGCTTCTTTTAAAGCTTTTGCAGAGCTTTGTATAACTAGACAGATTATTACAGCAATAAAAACAGCAACTAGACAAAAACATATACCTCTGAATACATATGTTTCTTTAAATAAGCCTATATATGATGAAGATTCGGATAGAACGCTGTTTGACGTAGTATCAAGTGTTGAAGTATCGGATCCAGAGGAACTTATTATAAGCAAAGAAGAAGTGGCTAAAATAAGAAAAAATATGCTTAGAGTACTTTCAAGTTTGGAAATAGAGGTTTTGCAATCTTATTTAGAGGGAAAATCTTATCAGGAAATAGCTAAAGATTTGGATAGATGTTCTAAATCTATAGATAATGCATTACAAAGAGTTAAAAGAAAATTGGAAAAGTGTTTGGAAAAAAGATAAAATATATTGACAAAGAAAATTGTTGATAGTAAAATTAATAATTGGTATATAGCTTATAACTTTGAGCATTATAATAATGTGCGGGAATAGCTCAGTGGTAGAGCACTAGCTTCCCAAGCTGGGTGTCGCGGGTTCGATACCCGTTTCCCGCTCCAATAAAGTTGCCCATGTGGCTCAGTAGGTAGAGCGTCACCTTGGTAAGGTGGAGGTCGCCAGTTCAAATCTGGTCGTGGGCTCCAGAAAACTTATTGAATAGAACACACCAGGAACAGTTTACATGAATGGATTAAGTTTCGTCATGTTTTTAATGTTTTGCTTTCTGCCGTATTCGTTATGAATATTAAAGAAGGTGTTCTATAATAAAAATTTTTAATACATTACTAATTGTGGTGTAATACAATAAATATTAATTGTTTACCATAAGTATTAAGGAGGAAATAGAAATGGCAAAGGAAAAATTTGAAAGAACGAAACCACATGTAAACATAGGAACAATAGGACACGTAGATCACGGTAAAACAACATTAACAGCAGCAATTACAACAATATTAGCAAAAGAGGGAAAAGCAAAAGCTTTTAACTATGAAGAGATTGATAAAGCACCAGAAGAAAAAGAAAGAGGAATAACAATCAATACAGCACACGTTGAGTATGAAACAGAAAACAGACACTATGCTCACGTAGACTGTCCAGGACATGCTGACTATGTAAAGAACATGATAACAGGAGCAGCACAAATGGATGGAGCTATCCTAGTAGTAAGTGCAGCAGATGGTCCAATGCCACAAACAAGAGAGCACATACTATTAGCATCAAGAGTTGGTGTTGAATATATAGTAGTATTCTTAAATAAAGCAGACCAAGTAGATGATGCAGAATTAATCGACTTAGTAGAAATGGAAGTAAGAGAATTATTAAGCGAATACGGATTCCCAGGAGACGATACACCAATCGTAGTAGGAAGTGCGTTAAAAGCATTACAAAACCCAGATGATGCAGAAGCAGTAAAACCAATAAAAGACTTAATGGCAGAAGTTGATGCATACATCCCAACACCAGAAAGACCAACAGATAAAGCATTCTTAATGCCAATCGAAGATGTTTTCACAATAACAGGAAGAGGAACAGTTGCAACAGGAAGAGTTGAAACTGGAATGTTAAAGGTTGGAGACGAAGTAGAAATCGTTGGAATGAAAGACGAAATAACAAAAGTAGTAGTAACAGGCGTAGAAATGTTCAGAAAGATACTTGATAGTGCATTAGCAGGAGATAATATCGGAGCATTATTAAGAGGAGTACAAAGAGAAGACATCGAAAGAGGTCAGGTATTAGCAAAACCAGGTTCAATAACTCCACATAATAAGTTCGTAGGTCAAGTATACGTATTAAAGAAAGAAGAAGGCGGAAGACATACACCATTCTTCAACGGATATAGACCACAATTCTACTTCAGAACAACAGACGTAACAGGATCAATCCAATTACCAGATGGAGTAGAAATGGTAATGCCAGGAGACCACATAGATATGACAGTTGAATTAATAACAAAAGTAGCAATGGGAGACAACTTAAGATTCGCAATCAGAGAAGGCGGAAGAACAGTTGGCTCAGGAGTTGTTACTAGCATCATTGAATAGTATACTGTAAATTGTTTTCCTATATGTGTAAGCAGACTGGGTGACAAACCCAGTCCCTTTATGTAGGGGATTAATATTAAAAAATAAAGTCGAAAAAATAACAAATGAGTCCTTGATATGTGTTTGACATGTTGCAATAATTGTGATAATATATTGAGGTAGTGCGTATTTTAGCAAGGCATAGGAAATTTTCTTTAAAATTGGGAGGTGTAGATTGTGAGAGTAAAACTAACACTAGCTTGCACAGAGTGCAAACAAAGGAATTACAACACAATGAAAAATAAGAAAAATGATCCAGATAGATTAGAAATGAAAAAATATTGTCCATTTTGCCACAAACATACACTTCATAAAGAGACAAAATAGCATATCAGGCCGTAATTTCATAAATAGGATGTGAATAAAAATGGCTGCTAATGTAAAAAATAGAAATGTGGAAAAATCACCATTAAAAGGTTTTGTTGGATTTTTTAAAGATTTGGGGGCTGAAACTCATAGAATCACATGGCCTTCGAAAGAAACTCTTAAAAAAACCACGATAGCAGTGATAACTTTTTGCGCTGTGTATATCATAGTGGTAGCAATAATGGATTTTGGTTTTAATAACCTCTTTAAGGTGATCTTTAAGTAAGATGTAAGGGAGGTTATGGGTTCAGAAAAAAATTCTGTTCCATAAAATTATGAGTGAAAAAGCTAAATGGTATGTCGTACATACATATTCCGGTTACGAGAATAAAGTAAAGGCAAACATTGAAAAAACCATTGAAAACAGAAATTTGCAAAATTTAATCTTGGATATTCAAGTTCCACTTCAAGAAGAAGTAGAAGAAAAAGATGGCAAGAAAAAGGTAACTTTAAAAAAAGTATTTCCAAGTTATGTGCTTATAAAAATGATAATGACTGATGAATCTTGGTATGTTGTTAGAAATACAAGAGGATGTACAGGATTTGTTGGACCAGGATCTAAACCAGTTCCTCTTACAGATGAGGAAGTTGGAGCAATGGGAATAAAGGAAAAAGTAGCTAGCATAGATGTTGTTGTTGGCGAAAGTGTAAAAGTTATTATGGGCCCACTTGTAGATCAAGTTGCTCTTATCCAAGAGATTAATTTAGAAAAAGGCAAATTAAAAGGCTTAGTTAATATGTTTGGCAGGGAAACTCCTGTTGAGCTTGATTTTAATCAAATAGAAAAACTAGATTAGTAAGGTAAAATACCTTATAGGAGGTGTAAGTTTCATGGCAAAGAAAGTAGTAGGTTTAATAAAACTACAATTACCTGCAGGAAAAGCAACTCCAGCACCACCAGTTGGTCCAGCATTAGGACAGCATGGTGTAAATATCATGGCATTCTGTAAAGAATACAATGCTAAGACTGCTAATCAAGCTGGATTCACTATCCCAGTTGTAATTACAGTTTATCAGGATAGATCTTTTAGTTTTATACTTAAGACTCCTCCTGCAGCAGTTTTAATAAAGAAAGCAGCTGGTATTGAAAGTGGTTCAGGCGTTCCTAACAAAACTAAGGTTGGTAAAATAACTAAAGAACAAGTTAAGGAAATAGCACAAACTAAAATGCCAGACTTAAATGCAGCATCTTTAGAATCTGCAATGAGCATGATAGCTGGAACAGCTAGAAGTATGGGTGTAGAAGTAGTAGATTAGTTTTTAAAATAGTGGGAGGTAAAACCGTTATTACCACAAAGGAGGATTTTAAATGGGCAAGAAGTATATCGAAAGTGCAAAATTAGTAGATAAGAACACTCTTTATACTCCAGATGAAGCATTAGATTTAGTT
The Clostridium felsineum DSM 794 DNA segment above includes these coding regions:
- a CDS encoding phosphoribosylanthranilate isomerase; the protein is MVKVKICGIRREKDIEIVNKYQPDYIGFVFAKSKRQVDAYIASVLGEKLMPNIKKIGVFVNEDIKRLKEIVLKAKLDIVQLHGDEDSKYIEKLRGINVWKAVNISSKEDRDKLKNYEVSGFIVDSIDGANRGGNGRVFDWKLLKEYESNIKKPIIVAGGLNIDNVNECIKTLNPFCVDVSSGVETDGFKDEEKIKKFILKVRNFK
- the trpB gene encoding tryptophan synthase subunit beta, with translation MNGRFGIFGGQYVPETLMNAVNELEEEFNKAIKDEEFMKEYRYYLEKYVGRETPLYFAENMTKKLGGAKIYLKREDLNHTGSHKLNNALGQVLLAKKMGKKRVIAETGAGQHGVATATAAALFGLECEVFMGAEDVERQALNVFRMKILGAKVNSVKSGTNTLKDAINAAMRDWVTNIDNTYYVIGSVMGPHPYPTIVKDFQKIIGEEARRQMIEAEDKLPDYVVACVGGGSNSMGIFYPFIKDTSVKLVGVEAAGLGIETTMHAATLTKGSVGIIHGMMTYVLQDEDGQITPAYSVSAGLDYPGVGPQHSFLKETERAEYKSVTDKEALDAFLYLSETEGIIPALESSHAVAYAMKLAPTLSKDKVVIINLSGRGDKDVNTVMKNMEEL
- the trpA gene encoding tryptophan synthase subunit alpha — encoded protein: MSNRIDSKFKELKDRNKKAMITFITSGYPDVETTKEVVIEMEKAGADLVELGIPYSDPVADGPVIQMASSTALKNGLKIKDIMKIVKDIRKKVEIPIVYMGYFGCVFKYGIEKFITEAKEAGVDGMIIPDLPLEERENVTAIGDKYEFYIIPLVAPTSEERISKIVDGAKGFIYCVSTNGVTGVRNALNSNIEAYADIVSKASQTPKCVGFGISTPDMAKELKEYFDGVIIGSAVMKIVEEDISKEEKFHKINDFISEINKVL
- a CDS encoding Mini-ribonuclease 3, yielding MDFNILNKKFDKTRASQLNPLVLAFVGDAVYENFVRIYIVDKYQDMTVHKLHIKAIQFVKAHAQSTFMKEIYNELSEEEERIYKRGRNAKSATSPKNADICEYRMSTGFEALIGYLYLTNQIERLNVILEKVVEIKENSRG
- a CDS encoding FAD-dependent thymidylate synthase, translating into MNITNFEQTGLNEIEGILLNENTENINDNALREILKYANISFVLEGINRLQSTLICELKASYVQQSQRYVTLKEDSFDLPKLEKEDKLEAEKLLKEAFELYEDMSKLKEGEFKGRPKAENYLHGIPIEDARYILPLACKTNVSIAMNGEKLVDLFYLFNDKNYENIFEDINENILRKLPSNLSKLLSKVENGYNRKHIENFYKSAFDKISEYDNIILLNNFQDLDLKVGLGAITSTNAKTPSSVMKLWGDNANEKAKGVSERVLGYGHESIAEQARTNFGMMCSMVTYHQQIRHRLSENYREELLNIIENDTRKVVIPNTIRKSEFYDRFVALTDKFKEFRKYILKEYGEAKALNFLLNCDQVKLVISTNARVDCQMLADRICFNAQWEIRELSTKKLQELRKLSEVLYKKALPSCVFGKCKEGKFTCGKQMIMKNKFA
- the rlmB gene encoding 23S rRNA (guanosine(2251)-2'-O)-methyltransferase RlmB, producing the protein MDNKEREDLIEGRNAVIEALKSDSTIEQILVSSGKNEGSINVVLAKAKEKGIPVKYVDRKKLDKMSGGGVHQGVIAISTPYHYYDVEDILSSAREKNEDPFVLILDEIEDPHNLGSIIRTAELCGVHGIIIPKRRNVGVTPTVYKTSAGAVKYVKIAKVSNINLAIDKLKKEGIWVYGAEIDGENYCFNQNMTGALALVIGSEGKGISKLTKQKCDVLVKIPMVGKVNSLNASVAAGVVMYEILKQRIVKRG
- a CDS encoding NYN domain-containing protein; the protein is MKTILVDGYNVINSWGELNIIKDDVSLESARDRLIEVLIEYGEFTNCKIIVVFDAHHMQGNIGEKIKMYDKFTIVYTKSGETADSFIERYVNKIGRKSEVCVVTSDNLEQQVVFQRGSTRMSSIEFYNDVKKIRAKISKKAEKISSEKKYNRLEDRIDKKIMEKLDKIRKNL
- the sigH gene encoding RNA polymerase sporulation sigma factor SigH, yielding MEINFDEKLDEEIVMMAKLGDEKSQEYLINKYYNFVKAKAKSYFLIGADKEDICQEGMIGLYKAIRDFKPSKLASFKAFAELCITRQIITAIKTATRQKHIPLNTYVSLNKPIYDEDSDRTLFDVVSSVEVSDPEELIISKEEVAKIRKNMLRVLSSLEIEVLQSYLEGKSYQEIAKDLDRCSKSIDNALQRVKRKLEKCLEKR
- the tuf gene encoding elongation factor Tu gives rise to the protein MAKEKFERTKPHVNIGTIGHVDHGKTTLTAAITTILAKEGKAKAFNYEEIDKAPEEKERGITINTAHVEYETENRHYAHVDCPGHADYVKNMITGAAQMDGAILVVSAADGPMPQTREHILLASRVGVEYIVVFLNKADQVDDAELIDLVEMEVRELLSEYGFPGDDTPIVVGSALKALQNPDDAEAVKPIKDLMAEVDAYIPTPERPTDKAFLMPIEDVFTITGRGTVATGRVETGMLKVGDEVEIVGMKDEITKVVVTGVEMFRKILDSALAGDNIGALLRGVQREDIERGQVLAKPGSITPHNKFVGQVYVLKKEEGGRHTPFFNGYRPQFYFRTTDVTGSIQLPDGVEMVMPGDHIDMTVELITKVAMGDNLRFAIREGGRTVGSGVVTSIIE
- the rpmG gene encoding 50S ribosomal protein L33, with protein sequence MRVKLTLACTECKQRNYNTMKNKKNDPDRLEMKKYCPFCHKHTLHKETK
- the secE gene encoding preprotein translocase subunit SecE; protein product: MAANVKNRNVEKSPLKGFVGFFKDLGAETHRITWPSKETLKKTTIAVITFCAVYIIVVAIMDFGFNNLFKVIFK
- the nusG gene encoding transcription termination/antitermination protein NusG codes for the protein MSEKAKWYVVHTYSGYENKVKANIEKTIENRNLQNLILDIQVPLQEEVEEKDGKKKVTLKKVFPSYVLIKMIMTDESWYVVRNTRGCTGFVGPGSKPVPLTDEEVGAMGIKEKVASIDVVVGESVKVIMGPLVDQVALIQEINLEKGKLKGLVNMFGRETPVELDFNQIEKLD
- the rplK gene encoding 50S ribosomal protein L11; this translates as MAKKVVGLIKLQLPAGKATPAPPVGPALGQHGVNIMAFCKEYNAKTANQAGFTIPVVITVYQDRSFSFILKTPPAAVLIKKAAGIESGSGVPNKTKVGKITKEQVKEIAQTKMPDLNAASLESAMSMIAGTARSMGVEVVD